TTTCCCAAAACCCTAAAAAAATTACGGTGTCCAATTCCTCCTAGTTACCTAGAGAGTTATTGTCACCGTGTCATTTCATTGAGCGTTTAGCATTTAACATTGGTTTGGAAGTAGGCTTGAAACCAAAAAATGTTCAATGAGTGGTCAAAACCTGAAGCCTATAGCTACAAACGAACTGTTACTGACTAACTATAAATAAATCTAATTATTAGCAGAGGCTAACATTTCTTTGAGTTTAGCTAATTCATCTGCCCAGCGAGGATCTGGTTGAATACTACCCTGCTGTTTTTGACTGCTGCTGCTACTACTAGATTTTTTACCACTACGCTTAGTATTGTTACTAGCGTTAGCGTTGTTGACTTTGGGTTTAGGAGCGTTATTAGCGTTACCTTCTGCCACTGGTGCGCCTTCTTCATCTCCTTTAGAACGTGGTAAAGCCTTTTCAATTTTCAAAGGATTATCCATAAACGATTGACCATTATATTTTTCAATAAATTGGTCTGCTGCTTCATCACTTTCGACAGTAACAAAAGCAAAACCACGACATTTTCCTGTTTTACGGTCTTTAATCACTTTGGTTGTGATCTGTTCAGATTCAGCAAACATAGTTGCCAAGGCTTCGCGATCAATTTCTTCTTTAGGTAAATTACCTACATACAAACGGATAGACATACTGTATCTCCCAAGCTAGTTTAATTTTAAAATAGTGTGCAGAGCGAACGCTTTTCTGATGGCAGCTACGCCAAAATATACTAAATTGTCCAAAAGCTTTATTTATAGATGGAGCTTTTTAAGTAACTATTTCAACTGTACACAAATACGCACCCAAACATTTACCCTTTCTAAAGCTATCCAGAAAAAAAACACTAAGGTTGCACCCTGAAAATGTACCAGCTATTAAATATGACGCTACTAATTACTGCCACAGTATCAAAACACCTGTATAACGCAAAATGCCCATTGATTTGAGTCCATGCTGTGCTTTAGAAAACCCAAAGCAGTTCACATTCAATTTAAAAAATTGAATTATATTTTAAATTCTGCACTATCTCTAATTATTACAGAATGTTTACACCATTGACCAATATGTTCTCTTAAATTTGCTTTTTTTTCTTGACAATCTTCCTTTAGGAGGAAAAATCTAGCCAACAATTGACAATTAACTATCGCCAGATATATAACTAATATTATCTAATGTCAATTAATTGTTACATTAGATAATATTAAAGTCAAAATGTCGTTGTTAAGTCATAGATGGAAGTACACATAAAATGTCAAACTCAATGGAATTATCTTTGGAGCAAAAGTTTAATATTCGCTCTTTTGAAAGTCAGGTAAAAGGGATGAGTCACGAACAGGCTCAAGATTTTTTGGTAAAACTATATGAACAAATGTTAATTAAAGATAATATGTATCAAAACTTTATCCGCCATCAGTGGGGTATAGATTCTCCACCTGGAGCATAAAGATAAATCTGCGCACCTCTTGAATCATGCAGCCTCCTTCTCTTGCTGGTTTCCATTGAAAAAAGCTGGGGTTGATGGGGTTTAGACTCAGGTGAAAGACTAAGAAAATTAAGATTATAGAAACTAATAATACTTTTTTTGCTAGTGTTAGAAAAAAGATATTCGCTATTTAGCTTCTATGTTTCAAAGCTGCTTGATTTGCACTGACTTTACCGATGGTTTGTATCGCTTTGTTGACTGTGTACCTAGTCTGTCTCAGTGCGGTTTAAAAAAAATTGTCTTCTTCCATAGTGTTCCTTTTTGGCAAGAAGGAGAAGTTCCCAGAATAGATGAAGAAAAAGTAGAAAAAGCTAAACAACGTTTTCAGATAGCTTTAGAAAATGCCTCTGAATCAATAGATGTTCAAATCGAGGTTCTTTCAGGCAAACCCCTCGACACAATTCCTAGAATATTAAAGAAACATCAGATAGATGTAATCATGACAGGAACGCCGATCAGAAGTTCGCTGCAAGAAAGCTTTTTTGGTAGTACTAGTACAGGCTTGGCAAAAATCACTAGTCAACCTCTTAATATTATTCGCCCAGAACTGATTACTACCTATACTCGCGAAGAGTTAGACTTGCGCTGTCAGCACCTTTGGCGGTATTTACTTATTCCTTATAATGATAGTGAAACTGCTCACTATTTAATAGAAGAGATTAAGAAATATGCCCAGGATCGCCCAGAAAATTCTCTCAAGCAGTGTATGTTGATGAGCGTGGTTGACGATGG
This DNA window, taken from Pleurocapsa sp. FMAR1, encodes the following:
- a CDS encoding RNA recognition motif domain-containing protein, with the translated sequence MSIRLYVGNLPKEEIDREALATMFAESEQITTKVIKDRKTGKCRGFAFVTVESDEAADQFIEKYNGQSFMDNPLKIEKALPRSKGDEEGAPVAEGNANNAPKPKVNNANASNNTKRSGKKSSSSSSSQKQQGSIQPDPRWADELAKLKEMLASANN
- a CDS encoding NblA/ycf18 family protein: MSNSMELSLEQKFNIRSFESQVKGMSHEQAQDFLVKLYEQMLIKDNMYQNFIRHQWGIDSPPGA
- a CDS encoding universal stress protein — encoded protein: MFQSCLICTDFTDGLYRFVDCVPSLSQCGLKKIVFFHSVPFWQEGEVPRIDEEKVEKAKQRFQIALENASESIDVQIEVLSGKPLDTIPRILKKHQIDVIMTGTPIRSSLQESFFGSTSTGLAKITSQPLNIIRPELITTYTREELDLRCQHLWRYLLIPYNDSETAHYLIEEIKKYAQDRPENSLKQCMLMSVVDDGGRKSMMVEQRLKDAQSKLDSVKQELKALDIEVNTLVKQGNPLQEITMTALDFDISAIAIATDYRNSLLQWTVRSFANDLMRSSWFPVLLFSPKK